Proteins encoded together in one Musa acuminata AAA Group cultivar baxijiao chromosome BXJ3-6, Cavendish_Baxijiao_AAA, whole genome shotgun sequence window:
- the LOC103988120 gene encoding protein FAR1-RELATED SEQUENCE 11 isoform X2 has protein sequence MTETASRDTCLTQKHQCPCGDDQCYIDEEAYEDDEFTEQFGPAEPSFLPGIPRTFGTTKIIPLPYVGQSFQNDDEALEYYSNFARNSGFLVRRERSKGNPEHPLGVYKRELVCHRAGPPLPVKSGEENASKRVRKKKPSRCRCDAQMVIKKNVTAGATHWVVVNFSNVHNHELLDRNNLQFSPGYRYISAVDRERILALAKGGCNVNLILRALEMDKGVKPGELTFTEKDVKNFLQASVSINPENEGSELLKSCKFMKEKNPDFRYEFTSVEANKLEHIAWSYVGSVRAYTVFGDVVFFDTSYRLHAYNRPVGVWFGIDNNGYIIFFGCAVLLDEKPDSYRWALQAFLRLMDGKYPQTMLTDFHIGLKDAVMTEFPHTKHAFSLWHIMSKLPSWFSVLLDAQYEKFKAEFCRVRDLETKEEFEHEWDQMVTEYGLNSDRHISLLFVHRSYWAVPYLRSWFFGGLLATGDLSVKSFFRGFVNSQTRLKDFVEQLISRIKQVKKQPHGKTIRIFRLKHACL, from the exons ATGACTGAAACTGCATCGAGAGACACTTGTCTGACTCAAAAACACCAATGCCCATGCGGAGATGATCAATGCTATATCGATGAAGAAGCCTATGAGGATGACGAATTTACTGAGCAATTTGGGCCTGCAGAACCAAGTTTTCTGCCGGGAATACCCCGGACATTTGGTACTACAAAGATCATTCCCCTTCCATATGTAGGACAGTCATTCCAAAATGATGATGAGGCTCTGGAGTATTATAGCAACTTTGCACGGAACAGTGGTTTCTTGGTCAGGCGAGAACGCTCAAAGGGAAACCCAGAGCACCCACTGGGTGTATATAAGAGGGAACTTGTTTGCCATCGTGCTGGACCTCCTCTGCCCGTTAAATCTGGAGAAGAAAATGCTTCAAAACGCGTGAGAAAGAAGAAGCCATCACGGTGTAGATGTGATGCACAAATGGTCATAAAGAAGAATGTCACAGCTGGTGCAACTCACTGGGTGGTTGTTAATTTTAGTAATGTCCATAACCATGAGTTGTTAGACAGAAACAATTTGCAATTTTCTCCTGGTTATCGCTATATATCAGCGGTTGATCGGGAACGTATATTAGCTCTTGCGAAGGGTGGTTGCAATGTGAATCTTATACTGAGGGCCCTCGAAATGGATAAAGGTGTCAAGCCAGGTGAGTTGACATTTACAGAGAAGGATGTAAAGAACTTCCTTCAGGCTTCAGTGAGTATCAATCCTGAAAATGAAGGATCAGAACTTCTCAAGAGTTGCAagtttatgaaagaaaaaaaccCAGATTTCCGCTATGAGTTTACATCTGTTGAAGCCAACAAACTCGAACACATTGCTTGGTCATATGTGGGTTCAGTTCGTGCATATACAGTATTTGGTGATGTGGTGTTTTTTGACACATCTTATCGCCTTCATGCTTACAACAGGCCCGTTGGGGTTTGGTTTGGTATTGACAACAATGGTTATATCATATTCTTTGGTTGTGCTGTCTTGTTAGATGAGAAACCAGATTCATATAGATGGGCCTTGCAG GCATTTCTTCGCCTCATGGATGGGAAATATCCACAAACAATGCTGACAGATTTTCATATTGGACTGAAAGATGCTGTAATGACCGAATTTCCACACACAAAGCATGCATTTTCTTTGTGGCACATAATGTCTAAGCTGCCTAGTTGGTTttctgtcttattggatgcacaaTATGAGAAGTTTAAGGCTGAATTCTGTAGAGTACGTGATTTAGAGACTAAGGAGGAATTTGAGCATGAGTGGGACCAGATGGTTACTGAATATGGGCTCAACTCAGATAGACATATCAGCCTACTCTTTGTTCACCGTTCCTACTGGGCTGTACCTTACTTGCGCAGTTGGTTTTTTGGTGGATTATTGGCAACTGGGGATTTGTCAGTTAAGTCATTCTTCAGAGGATTTGTGAACTCACAAACACGGCTCAAAGATTTTGTAGAGCAG TTGATTTCCAGAATCAAGCAGGTGAAGAAGCAACCACACGGCAAAACCATCAGAATTTTCAGATTAAAACATGCCTGCCTCTAG